The Balaenoptera acutorostrata chromosome 10, mBalAcu1.1, whole genome shotgun sequence genome has a window encoding:
- the SAYSD1 gene encoding SAYSvFN domain-containing protein 1 encodes MEQRLAEFREVRKRAGLAAEPSTSSQRAQTSGEKAEAAATPKAAPGWLKRFLVWKLRPASAQAQPNLAQGAVRLGGRVSQPPGNPAEPPPAPPPQDQSLLTNITFLKVLLWLVLLGLFVQLEFGLAYFVLSLFYWMYVGTRGPEEKTEGEKSAYSVFNPGCEAIQGTLTAEQLERELHLRPLQGR; translated from the exons ATGGAGCAGCGGTTAGCTGAGTTCCGGGAGGTCCGGAAGCGAGCCGGGCTGGCGGCCGAACCCAGCACTTCGAGCCAGCGTGCACAAACCTCGGGAGAGAAGGCGGAAGCAGCTGCGACTCCAAAGGCAGCGCCAGGCTGGCTAAAACGGTTCCtggtgtggaaactgaggcccgcgAGTGCCCAGGCCCAGCCCAACCTCGCTCAG GGAGCGGTTCGGCTTGGGGGCCGCGTGTCACAGCCACCGGGGAATCCAGCCGAGCctccgccggccccgcccccgcaggACCAGTCTCTCCTGACCAACATCACCTTCTTGAAGGTGCTCCTCTGGTTGGTCCTGCTGGGACTGTTTGTGCAACTGGAATTTGGCCTGGCTTATTTTGTCCTGTCGCTCTTCTACTGGATGTATGTGGGGACACGAGGCCCCGAGGAGAAGACGGAGGGGGAGAAGAGCGCGTACTCCGTGTTCAACCCGGGCTGCGAGGCCATCCAGGGTACCCTGACTGCCGAGCAGCTGGAACGCGAGCTGCACTTGCGACCCCTGCAGGGGAGATAG